Part of the Candidatus Brocadia sinica JPN1 genome, CTGCAGTCGGAGGTATTTGGTAAAACAGGTAAAGGATCCCGGTGGAATATTCGAGGATATGCCATAAAAAACGTTGCTATTAGTAAAAATACCAAATCGGACTTTTTGGTAGTGATGGGGGCATTCGCCACATCAGATGAACCTACAGCAGAACCCATACCTCTTAAATATGAATATCCAACGTTCAGCAGATTTTATGTGGGAATTGTTATCGTCAATAATAGCAACAGAGACAAGGATGTGACAGTCACCTTTGAGCTTTCCGGCATCAGGAGCGGAAAAGAAGATGCGGAGTTTACCATTCCCAGAGAAAGCACATTTTTGGCATATATTGATGACACACTTGGCAGGCCAGGTTTTTATACATACAAGGTGGGTGTTAAGAACTCGGGAAGTTCGAAGATCACGTTGATGATGGAAGATAGTGATGATATTAATGATGAGACTGAATAGTCTTATCATCGTTTATAAGTACGGATAATTATGTCGCTCAAGCTGTGACTATGAACGTCAATAAGAAAAGATTCTTAGTCCTGTTTTTGATAAACGTATTAATCGCTGTCCATGTCATTCTATGGTATAAATTTGGCTATCAAAAAGTCGGGACATTTAGTTTGAATGGAATTGTTAGCCTTTTCGGAATGGGCTTGCTAAATTCCGCGGCTGCATTTTTCATTTTTGTAATATTTCTAACGATCTTTTTTGGGAGGCTATTTTGCGGGTGGGGATGTCACTTTGCCTTCTTTCAGGAACTTGCCTTAAAAATTCTTCATAAAGTTGGAATAAATCCGCAAATCATCCACTCCAAAGCAAGTATCATCCAATACGTCTTTCTTCTGAAAACATTAATGGTAATTTTTGAATTTTGGTTTATTTACGGTTATCCCCAGTTTCGCATAGGATTCAATGATACGCAGGTAATGACCGTAGATCTTCCAAGAAATCCTTTCATTATCGTATCCTTTATCGTATTTGATGCCTTTCTGTTTATCTATCTTCTGGGATCGAGGGCATTTTGTAGATACGTGTGCCCTTGGGCACCCATGCTTGCGTTCTTTGATAATTTCAGTTTCTGGCGTATTCGAAAGGTTAATGAGTGCAAGGGCTGTCTGATCTGTACCAGGAGTTGCACTATGGGAATCCCGGTGCATGAGGAGATTGCTCAGCACAATGCTGTCGTAAATACAAATTGTATTCGCTGCCTTGCCTGTAAAAATGCCTGTCCAAATGGTACGTTGAGTTACCGATGGGGGTTAAATGTGATTTCAATTACCCGTCGAATTGAATGGTTGATTCCCAGGCAAGGTAATTATGGCTGGTATTGCGACTTTTTCCTTATCTTCTGTGGATTAATTGTTGCGTATTACACCCAAAAGTGGCTGGGGAGTTTTCAGACATTTCTTGGCGCTGCATGGGGGTTATGCCTGGGTATTTTCATTATGAGATACTTAGAGCGTAAGCACGTACCTATGTCAGAAATTATCCAACAAAAAAGAAAGTTTTTGACCGTGGGTTTGATAACCTTATCAACGCTTGTTTGGTGCTGGGCAACAAATACCCCGCCTGACATCCGTTTCTTATTGAGGGGAAACAGGGCCTTTGATTTAATGGAATATGACAGGGCCATTGCAATTTACAATCAGGCAATTAATGAATATCCCTCCAATTATGAGATTAGAGCCGCTCTTGCGCTGGCGTATAAACAGAAGGGCGATTTTAGTCGTGCAATAACAGAATATAAGATACTCATAAATAGTAATCCCGAAAATGCGGCACTTCACAATAATTTGGGAACAGTTTATTACAGGAATGAAAATTACGATTTAGCTATTGAGCAATACAAGAAGTCTATTCAAATAGATGAACAACTAATGGCCGCGTATGGTAATCTTGGTTTGGTATTTTTAAAAAAAGGGAATGTTAAGGAGGCTATTCCCTTTCTCAGAAAAGTCTTTCAAAATGAAGAAGATGTGGTAAAATGCATTGATATGTTATATAAACCCAATCAGGAACAAACCGGATAGAAAGAGAGGGGCGTTATGGAAAATGTTTATACGTGTGAGACATGTGGTTTGGTAACGACAAATAAAGGTCACCTTTGTAATCCAGTACCCGCCAAGAAGGTTGTTAGTTGCAAATTTTGCGGTACAGTAACTGGTGATCCCCGGCACGTATGTGCACCTCAGATCGTTAATTTAAAGTACATCTGTGATTCATGTGGTCGGCTTGCCTCCAAACGCGACATGCTTTGCCGTCCATCGGCTATACCAAAACAAAAGAAGGCAGTCAAGAAGGCCGTTTCAAAAAAAGTAGGAAAATCTAAAAAATCAAAATAGGTAAGTCGTATTTTATATAGGCGCAGCTTTTTTGCATAGCGTAAAACTGAAATACACGCAGAGACGGCATCGTAGATCTAATCCAAAAATTTATCTATAAGTATAAAGTGAAAGGGGGGGGGCGATCATGCAGCTGCTTTAGTGGTCGGGGCGAGAGGATTTGAACCTCCGACCTCCTGCTCCCAAGGCAGGCGCGCTAGCCAAACTGCGCTACGCCCCGTTGATGAATTTAGTACTGTTCACATCAATTCAAGTTTACGTATTATACGTTTTATATATTGAAATACAAGGAAAAACAATAATTTTTCATGAAAATTCTGGTGTATTATAAAGCGGGAAGAATGGTGAAACATCAGTGTAAATATTTTTGTAAGGGTTAAACTGGTAAGGCCATATTTTCCGGCAGGTTAGGTCGATTTACGGCTTTGTAATATTTTCCTTGACATAGAACGTTATAAGATTAAAATAATTGCTAAATAAAAGCTATTTTCAATAAATCATAGTATACTTTCAGATAAAGGCAAACCCTGGGTAACCAGGGGACGCAAAGTAAAGGATCTTTAAAATATTTTCCTGCTATGACAGGAAAAATATAAAGACAGCCTTACTGCCGAAGATGTTTCATAGAATATCTTTGCAGTAAGGCTGTCTTTGTTTGTGGATTGAATATGTCAAAATATAAATATTTGGAACAATATTGTACAGAGTTTTGTTTTGTAAATCGATTGTAATTTACTTTTCCTAACCTTTTGAGGAGTTCATGATGAGTGTCCAGCATAAAGAAAAATCAAAGCGTAAAACCTTAAAAAAATACAATGAAAAAAACCTTTCTCTAAAAAATGTCTATACTGACAAGGCGGAAAGAAGTTGTCTCATGTGTGGGAAAAAATTTATTAGCAGGGGCCCTCACAACAGGCGATGTCCAAAGTGCAACCAGAAGATAGATCAGGCAGCAGAAAACACGTTCTACATGCCGACAATATATAATAACGATGGCAGTCCTACAGGAGATTTTGCACCAGTCGGTTAAGGGATAGCAGAAGCCTTAATTGCTGTTCGAAAGGGGTTGGGTAATGGATGTTACCTAACCCTTTTTTGTTATCGCCTATTTAGAATTTTACTATTACCTTTTTATGATGAAGCAATTGAATCCTGTACAGACACATGCGCGAGAAATATTTTATGCAGGACTACGAGCGGTAGAGACTGACGTTTGTATGCGCAGGCATATTTGTCTCGCAGGTGGTTTCCTGAAAATGGGGAAAATGGTGTATTATCTTAATACTTATAAGGATATTTATGTCGTTGGATTTGGCAAGGTTAGTGGTTTCATGGCTGTAACGCTTGAAGAATTGCTGGGGGAAAGGATAAAGGCGGGTATTGTTAATGTACGATATGGTTATGATGCTCCATGCAGGATTGTCAAAATTAATATGGCAGGGCATCCGATTCCGGACGAGTCAGGGATAAAAGGCACAATTGAAATCATTCATCTTTTAAGAGATGCAAGGGAAAGCGATCCTGTCATATGTCTGATCTCTGGAGGTGGGTCGGCTTTATTTGAGTTGCCGTACGGAAGCATGTTTCGCAGGTAAAAGGAGGGCGTTTAGTAAAAATGTGTAAGGCTAAGATCGCATCACTAATATTATCAGATGTAGTGGATAATCAACTTGATACCATTGCATCTGGACTGATATCGCCAGACCACAGCACCTTTTTAGATTGTGAAAAGATTTTGAAGAAGTATAAATTGTTTCACAGAATTCCCGTAGCAAATCGAGATTAACGGATTGGAAAATACGGTTGTTCTCAGCGCGGGTACTGATGGTATAGACGGAAACACGGATGCTGCCGGGGCCATTGCAGATGGTGTTACCGTTACGCGTGCAAAGAGATTAGCATCCAGAAGCATATCTTGACGATAATAATTCGTATTCGTTTTTAAAGGGTTGAATGACCAGATCGTTACTGGCCCAACAAAAACAAACGTGATGGATATTATGCTATTGCTTGTCAAATAAATCAGATTATTTTCTTGCGCTTTTACCAAAAAAGTAGTTAATAATCTTTCACAGCACAAAAAATTCAGTGTATTCACACCAACTCAAAAATGTGAGGAACGATGAGAATTCTGTCGGGTTTAAATTTATGCATTATTTTCCTGTGTTGTTGTGTGGGAATATTTATCGGTTTATGCGGATACACATTTTACTATGCAAATGGGGCATCCTATCTATCGAACGATCCGAAGGCTTGCGTTAACTGCCATATCATGCGTGAACAATATGATGGATGGCAAAAAGCGAGTCATCATGCCGTTGCAACATGCAACGATTGCCATATACCACATGAGTTCGTGCCAAAATATATCACAAAACTAAAAAACGGTTTCTGGCATTCGAAGGGTTTTACCTTGCAGGATTTCAGTGAGCCAATTCGGATCCTGTCAAAAAACCGTGCCATTTTACAAAAGAATTGTCTGTATTGCCACGGGGAGTTCGTGAGCGAGATAGCTACTCACCCGGGCAACGATAGGCAAATGTTGGATTGTATCCATTGTCACAGCAGCGTCGGTCACGGTCCGTCGCGCTAGATTGAGGAGAAACAAAGCCATGAATCGTCAATCGCCAGTTCATTTTCGAGCTAGTACGAAGATTTTCTATCTGCTAATAATTGTTGTAGTTGCAGTTGCAACGGTGGGAGTTATTCTTCTGTTAAAAAACGTTACCCGGCGCAAAGAAGAGGCGAAGCAGCATGTATTTCGCGTGGTGGAAGTGACTGAGGATACCGTTGACCCTGTTATCTGGGGTAAAAATTACCCGCGTCAATACGATGGTTATCGCCGGACAGTCGATACAGAACGGACCAGACACGGTGGAAGTGATGCCTTCAATAAGCTTGAAGAAGACCCGCACTGGCGTGAAATCTTTAAAGGCTATGCCTTTGGTGTGGATTATCGTGAGGATCGGGGCCATGCCTACATGCTCTCTGATCAGGATATAACGGAACGGATTAAAATTGTCAAACAACCGGGCGCATGTCTGCATTGTCATTCATCTGTCCTGCCTGCTTACCGGGAGGCTGGCATTCAGGCAGGTATACCTGCGGATAAAGCACATCGGCAAGAGCAAATTATGAAAGGTTTTGAAATAGTCTGTGCCATGCCATATGATGAGGCGCGCAAGATGGTCTCCCATCCTGTCTCCTGTATTGATTGCCATGATCCGGAGACCATGCAATTACGCGTTACCAGGCCTGCCTTTCTCAATGCGATTCGAGAGTTAGCCAGATCGGATTATCCATTACCCCATTTACCCAGCATTGAACGCTGGCGTAAAGAAGGGCGTAAAGCTGAGTATGATGTTAATGTGATGGCGACACGACAGGAGATGCGTTCATTTGCCTGTGGCCAATGCCATGTTGAGTATTACTTTAAAGGCGAAGGGAAACTCTTAACGTATCCCTGGCAAAAAGGTATGAGGGTAGACCAGATCGAAGGCTATTATGATGAAACGGGCTTTAAAGATTGGACTCACAAAGCTACCGGTGCGCCGGTACTCAAAGCCCAGCATCCTGAATTTGAAATGTGGAGTCAGGGGATTCATGCCCGTAGCGGTGTGGCATGTGCGGACTGCCATATGCCTTACAAACGGGACGGAGCAATCAAAATCAGCGACCACAATGTGCGCAGTCCGTTATTGAACGTTTCCAATGCATGTCAAACCTGTCATCATTTTAGCGAATCGGAACTTAAGTCGCGTGTTGAATTGATTCAGGACCGCACAAGAGACTTAATGGTTCGTGCTGAGGTCGCGGTGGTTGCCCTTATTCATGATGTACAACGGGCGCAAGAATCTGGTATACCTGAGGAACAATTGAAAGCGGCGCAAACCTTACACCGTAAGGCGCAGTGGCGACTGGACTTTGTGGCAGCAGAAAATTCAATGGGTTTCCACGCTCCACAAGAAGCCGCACGTATACTGGGTGAAGCAATTGATTATGCGCGGCAAGGGCAGCTTGAGATACTGAAATTACAAACTACGGCAACAGCAAAAGATAAACCTGTAAAGGCCAACTGACAGAGAGATAAAATCCGTCTTGCCAATATTATCAGCCATTGCAGGTATATTTTTAAAACATGAATATAGTTCTTTGCCATTTTACCGTTCCTTAGCGTTAAAATATTAACCATTCTATAGTCTTTTAATTCTTGGGAGTTCCTTATCTGATATGCATTTTTGGGATGACTTAACTTTTCCCTGAAACGTGACTATCTCTTTCAGGAAATCATCCAGATCAATTTTTATTTTTATCCCTTCCAATTTTTTTAAAAGTTTAATGCCTTTTTCGAGAAGTCTTGAAGTTCCGATATAATTTTTCCGTTTGTAGTGATGGAGTGCTACCGCAACCATGATCAATCCTTGAATGAAATATTTTTCGGGTGAGTTTTCAATACCACGCCATTGATCTTCCCATGTTTCATGGGCTTCGAAATAATTCCCTTCATTGAAGAATTTGATGCCTTCCTCAAATTTATCCATGTCTATATTCATAACTGTTACCGTGTTAAAACTTTTTTCCCAATTTTGTTGTGGCTATGCCACGTTAAGGTATTGAGTAAATTCTTTCATACAATGTGTACAATCCTATCTCCTCTCGTAACTTCACCAATAACCATTCCTGGTTCTTTTGCATGTCTAAGATCATCTAAGAGAGTTTCGGCATCTGATTTGGATACCATCAATACCATCCCAATACCCATGTTAAATACACGAAGCATTTCCTGATCATTAACGCCACCTACATTCTGGATGATGTCAAATATCTTCGGAACGTCCCATCTATTTCTTTCCAGCTGAACAGCACAACCTTCCGGTAAGATACGAGGTATATTTTCCAGGAGCCCGCCCCCTGTAATATGAGCCATCCCCTTTACGATCTTCTTAGTCTTATGTTTATTCAACACTTTCAAAATCGATTTCACGTAGATTTTAGTTGGTTTTATCAATTCTGCTCCCAGGGTAGTATTCAATCCGTATTTACTAAGACTCTGGGTTGTTTTCATCTTTGCTTTGTCAAAGAAAACCTTTCTTACAAGAGAAAACCCATTGCTGTGGATACCGCTCGAACTTAAACCTATCACCATATCTCCGGGTTTTATTGTTTTGCCATTGATAATCTTGTCCTTTTCAACGACACCAACCACAAAACCTGCGATGTCATATTCGCTATCATGATAAAACCCTGGCATTTCTGGTGTTTCACCGCCAATGAGGGCGCAACCTGACTGGCGACATCCTTCTGCAATACCATCTATTACTTCGTGCAGGACCTTCGGTACAATCTTGCTACTTGCCAGATAATCCAGGAGAAATAGGGGCTCTGCCCCCAATACAATGATGTCATTTACACACATGGCCACAAGATCGATTCCGATGGTATCGTGTTTATTCATCATAAAGGCAATTTTTAATTTGGTACCCACACCGTCGGTGGAGGAGACGAGTACGGGTTGGCGATATTTCTTAAGTCGAGAATTTAGCGCAAATAGTCCGCCAAATCCATCAGGATTTTCAATTACCCTCGGACTGAAGGTCGTTTTCATTTTTGAGTAAATATCTGTGGTAAATTGACCTTTTGTGTCAATATCAACACCAGCATCTCTGTAAGAAAGTCCCTTTGTTGTTTTCTTGGTTTTTTTTGTCATAAG contains:
- a CDS encoding tetratricopeptide repeat protein, with the translated sequence MNVNKKRFLVLFLINVLIAVHVILWYKFGYQKVGTFSLNGIVSLFGMGLLNSAAAFFIFVIFLTIFFGRLFCGWGCHFAFFQELALKILHKVGINPQIIHSKASIIQYVFLLKTLMVIFEFWFIYGYPQFRIGFNDTQVMTVDLPRNPFIIVSFIVFDAFLFIYLLGSRAFCRYVCPWAPMLAFFDNFSFWRIRKVNECKGCLICTRSCTMGIPVHEEIAQHNAVVNTNCIRCLACKNACPNGTLSYRWGLNVISITRRIEWLIPRQGNYGWYCDFFLIFCGLIVAYYTQKWLGSFQTFLGAAWGLCLGIFIMRYLERKHVPMSEIIQQKRKFLTVGLITLSTLVWCWATNTPPDIRFLLRGNRAFDLMEYDRAIAIYNQAINEYPSNYEIRAALALAYKQKGDFSRAITEYKILINSNPENAALHNNLGTVYYRNENYDLAIEQYKKSIQIDEQLMAAYGNLGLVFLKKGNVKEAIPFLRKVFQNEEDVVKCIDMLYKPNQEQTG
- a CDS encoding MOFRL family protein, with translation MENTVVLSAGTDGIDGNTDAAGAIADGVTVTRAKRLASRSIS
- the nrfH gene encoding cytochrome c nitrite reductase small subunit yields the protein MRILSGLNLCIIFLCCCVGIFIGLCGYTFYYANGASYLSNDPKACVNCHIMREQYDGWQKASHHAVATCNDCHIPHEFVPKYITKLKNGFWHSKGFTLQDFSEPIRILSKNRAILQKNCLYCHGEFVSEIATHPGNDRQMLDCIHCHSSVGHGPSR
- a CDS encoding ammonia-forming cytochrome c nitrite reductase subunit c552; translation: MNRQSPVHFRASTKIFYLLIIVVVAVATVGVILLLKNVTRRKEEAKQHVFRVVEVTEDTVDPVIWGKNYPRQYDGYRRTVDTERTRHGGSDAFNKLEEDPHWREIFKGYAFGVDYREDRGHAYMLSDQDITERIKIVKQPGACLHCHSSVLPAYREAGIQAGIPADKAHRQEQIMKGFEIVCAMPYDEARKMVSHPVSCIDCHDPETMQLRVTRPAFLNAIRELARSDYPLPHLPSIERWRKEGRKAEYDVNVMATRQEMRSFACGQCHVEYYFKGEGKLLTYPWQKGMRVDQIEGYYDETGFKDWTHKATGAPVLKAQHPEFEMWSQGIHARSGVACADCHMPYKRDGAIKISDHNVRSPLLNVSNACQTCHHFSESELKSRVELIQDRTRDLMVRAEVAVVALIHDVQRAQESGIPEEQLKAAQTLHRKAQWRLDFVAAENSMGFHAPQEAARILGEAIDYARQGQLEILKLQTTATAKDKPVKAN
- a CDS encoding DUF309 domain-containing protein, which produces MNIDMDKFEEGIKFFNEGNYFEAHETWEDQWRGIENSPEKYFIQGLIMVAVALHHYKRKNYIGTSRLLEKGIKLLKKLEGIKIKIDLDDFLKEIVTFQGKVKSSQKCISDKELPRIKRL
- the purM gene encoding phosphoribosylformylglycinamidine cyclo-ligase, which translates into the protein MTKKTKKTTKGLSYRDAGVDIDTKGQFTTDIYSKMKTTFSPRVIENPDGFGGLFALNSRLKKYRQPVLVSSTDGVGTKLKIAFMMNKHDTIGIDLVAMCVNDIIVLGAEPLFLLDYLASSKIVPKVLHEVIDGIAEGCRQSGCALIGGETPEMPGFYHDSEYDIAGFVVGVVEKDKIINGKTIKPGDMVIGLSSSGIHSNGFSLVRKVFFDKAKMKTTQSLSKYGLNTTLGAELIKPTKIYVKSILKVLNKHKTKKIVKGMAHITGGGLLENIPRILPEGCAVQLERNRWDVPKIFDIIQNVGGVNDQEMLRVFNMGIGMVLMVSKSDAETLLDDLRHAKEPGMVIGEVTRGDRIVHIV